The following are encoded together in the Echeneis naucrates chromosome 9, fEcheNa1.1, whole genome shotgun sequence genome:
- the ankrd13a gene encoding ankyrin repeat domain-containing protein 13A isoform X1, giving the protein MSTANVSDDIRAKFPLHSAVWENDYRKLEEQITTPQIDIEAVDPRGRTPLHLAVSLGHLESVRVLLRHGAEVTKENAKNWTVLQEAVSTGDPEMVQLVLQRRDYLKASAALGGVPELLSKIRKSPDFYMEMKWEFTSWIPLLSRVCPSDVCRIWKSGASLRVDATLLGFENMTWIRGRRSYIFRGDDSYAELMEVNHDDEVVDTERFNISQEIEDFTLESMQPAEQEVAKRLTTPIVNTYLDTKDIAFERNKSGIWGWRTDKTEVVNGFEAKVFSVNNVNVVIRTRTEHLTDEEKARIKSERNILESLLGTVEQHISAQGDLTLEYATATNPTAITPEEYFDPDFDLENRDIGRPIELSIRTQKFKGTLWMSEEHPLSLVEQVTPIIDLMARTSSHFARLRDFVTLKFPPGFPVKIEIPLFHVLNAKITFGNVNKCSTAEEVNTTPTASPTSSPEDGEAAAPPPFTVSPSVFVVPVSYHCRGGSRHTPMSNNDEEILQYAIHQSLLESRRVPGQEGIWDDTDGELSDVIPSSQSDRSIPEGVLVDYGDTSSPASSFSASSPDSDLRLAMELSARAQEEDERMRKQEEEELERILQLSLTEK; this is encoded by the exons ATGTCCACGGCTAACGTTAGCGATGACATCCGAGCGAAGTTTCCGCTCCACTCCGCCGTGTGGGAGAATGATTACAGGAAACTGGAGGAGCAAATAACGACCCCGCAG ATTGACATTGAGGCTGTGGATCCCAGAGGTCGGACACCTCTGCACTTGGCTGTGTCACTTGGGCACCTGGAGTCAGTGAGAGTCCTTCTGAGACACGGAGCTGAAGTGACTAAAGAAAATGCCAAGAACTGGACAG tACTGCAGGAGGCAGTCAGCACTGGAGATCCAGAAATGGTGCAGCTCGTGCTTCAACGCAGAGACTACCTCAAAGCCTCAGCTGCTCTGGGAGGAGTTCCTGAGTTGCTTTCAAAGATTCGCAAG TCTCCAGACTTCTATATGGAAATGAAGTGGGAATTCACAAGTTGGA TCCCTCTTCTGTCACGGGTTTGTCCAAGTGATGTTTGTCGCATTTGGAAAAGTGGTGCCAGCCTGCGAGTGGATGCCACTCTCCTCGGCTTTGAAAACATGACCTGGATCAGAGGACGTAGAAGCTACATCTTCAGAGGGGATG ACTCGTATGCAGAGTTAATGGAAGTCAACCACGATGATGAAGTAGTGGACACTGAGCGTTTCAACATCTCCCAAGAAATTGAGGATTTCACACTAGAGTCAATGCAGCCAGCCGAACAGGAAGTGGCCAAAAGGTTAACTACTCCCATTGTCAACACCTACTTGGATACCAAGGATATTGCTTTTGAGAG GAACAAGTCTGGGATATGGGGCTGGAGaactgacaaaactgaagtggTCAATGGATTTGAAGCAAAG GTTTTCAGTGTGAACAACGTAAATGTGGTAATCAGGACACGAACAGAACATCTTACAGATGAGGAGAAGGCTAGGATAAAGA GTGAAAGGAACATCCTGGAGTCTCTGCTGGGGACCGTGGAGCAGCACATAAGTGCACAAGGG GACCTTACTCTCGAGTATGCAACTGCTACCAACCCCACTGCCATCACTCCAGAGGAGTATTTTGATCCTGACTTTGACCTTGAGAACCGGGACATCGGTCGACCCATTGAATTAAGTATTCGAACACAGAA GTTCAAAGGTACGTTGTGGATGAGTGAGGAACATCCTCTGTCCCTGGTGGAGCAGGTAACCCCCATTATTGACCTCATGGCCCGAACCAGTTCCCATTTTGCACGGCTACGTGACTTTGTAACCCTGAAGTTTCCTCCTGGATTTCCTGTTAAAATAG AGATTCCCCTTTTTCATGTACTAAATGCCAAGATTACTTTTGGTAATGTAAACAAATGCAGTACTGCAGAAGAAGTTAATACAACTCCTACGGCCTCGCCAACTTCCTCACCAGAAGATGGAGAAGCTGCAG CTCCCCCTCCATTTACTGTGTCTCCCTCAGTGTTTGTGGTGCCTGTCAGCTACCACTGCCGAGGGGGCAGCCGCCACACACCCATGTCTAACAATGATGAGGAGATTTTGCAGTACGCCATCCATCAGAGTCTCCTGGAGTCCCGCAGAGTCCCCGGCCAG GAGGGGATCTGGGATGATACTGATGGGGAATTGAGTGACGTAATTCCCAGCAGCCAGAGTGACAG GAGCATCCCAGAGGGGGTGCTAGTGGACTATGGAGACACCTCCAGCCCTGCCAGCTCCTTTTCTGCCTCTAGCCCCGACTCAGACCTCCGACTGGCCATGGAGCTCTCCGCACGAGCCCAGGAGGAAGACGAGAGAATGAGgaagcaagaggaagaggagctggagaggatATTGCAGCTATCGCTTACTGAGAAGTAA
- the ankrd13a gene encoding ankyrin repeat domain-containing protein 13A isoform X2, with amino-acid sequence MSTANVSDDIRAKFPLHSAVWENDYRKLEEQITTPQIDIEAVDPRGRTPLHLAVSLGHLESVRVLLRHGAEVTKENAKNWTVLQEAVSTGDPEMVQLVLQRRDYLKASAALGGVPELLSKIRKSPDFYMEMKWEFTSWIPLLSRVCPSDVCRIWKSGASLRVDATLLGFENMTWIRGRRSYIFRGDDSYAELMEVNHDDEVVDTERFNISQEIEDFTLESMQPAEQEVAKRLTTPIVNTYLDTKDIAFERNKSGIWGWRTDKTEVVNGFEAKVFSVNNVNVVIRTRTEHLTDEEKARIKSERNILESLLGTVEQHISAQGDLTLEYATATNPTAITPEEYFDPDFDLENRDIGRPIELSIRTQKFKGTLWMSEEHPLSLVEQVTPIIDLMARTSSHFARLRDFVTLKFPPGFPVKIEIPLFHVLNAKITFGNVNKCSTAEEVNTTPTASPTSSPEDGEAAGTPPPFTVSPSVFVVPVSYHCRGGSRHTPMSNNDEEILQYAIHQSLLESRRVPGQEGIWDDTDGELSDVIPSSQSDRSIPEGVLVDYGDTSSPASSFSASSPDSDLRLAMELSARAQEEDERMRKQEEEELERILQLSLTEK; translated from the exons ATGTCCACGGCTAACGTTAGCGATGACATCCGAGCGAAGTTTCCGCTCCACTCCGCCGTGTGGGAGAATGATTACAGGAAACTGGAGGAGCAAATAACGACCCCGCAG ATTGACATTGAGGCTGTGGATCCCAGAGGTCGGACACCTCTGCACTTGGCTGTGTCACTTGGGCACCTGGAGTCAGTGAGAGTCCTTCTGAGACACGGAGCTGAAGTGACTAAAGAAAATGCCAAGAACTGGACAG tACTGCAGGAGGCAGTCAGCACTGGAGATCCAGAAATGGTGCAGCTCGTGCTTCAACGCAGAGACTACCTCAAAGCCTCAGCTGCTCTGGGAGGAGTTCCTGAGTTGCTTTCAAAGATTCGCAAG TCTCCAGACTTCTATATGGAAATGAAGTGGGAATTCACAAGTTGGA TCCCTCTTCTGTCACGGGTTTGTCCAAGTGATGTTTGTCGCATTTGGAAAAGTGGTGCCAGCCTGCGAGTGGATGCCACTCTCCTCGGCTTTGAAAACATGACCTGGATCAGAGGACGTAGAAGCTACATCTTCAGAGGGGATG ACTCGTATGCAGAGTTAATGGAAGTCAACCACGATGATGAAGTAGTGGACACTGAGCGTTTCAACATCTCCCAAGAAATTGAGGATTTCACACTAGAGTCAATGCAGCCAGCCGAACAGGAAGTGGCCAAAAGGTTAACTACTCCCATTGTCAACACCTACTTGGATACCAAGGATATTGCTTTTGAGAG GAACAAGTCTGGGATATGGGGCTGGAGaactgacaaaactgaagtggTCAATGGATTTGAAGCAAAG GTTTTCAGTGTGAACAACGTAAATGTGGTAATCAGGACACGAACAGAACATCTTACAGATGAGGAGAAGGCTAGGATAAAGA GTGAAAGGAACATCCTGGAGTCTCTGCTGGGGACCGTGGAGCAGCACATAAGTGCACAAGGG GACCTTACTCTCGAGTATGCAACTGCTACCAACCCCACTGCCATCACTCCAGAGGAGTATTTTGATCCTGACTTTGACCTTGAGAACCGGGACATCGGTCGACCCATTGAATTAAGTATTCGAACACAGAA GTTCAAAGGTACGTTGTGGATGAGTGAGGAACATCCTCTGTCCCTGGTGGAGCAGGTAACCCCCATTATTGACCTCATGGCCCGAACCAGTTCCCATTTTGCACGGCTACGTGACTTTGTAACCCTGAAGTTTCCTCCTGGATTTCCTGTTAAAATAG AGATTCCCCTTTTTCATGTACTAAATGCCAAGATTACTTTTGGTAATGTAAACAAATGCAGTACTGCAGAAGAAGTTAATACAACTCCTACGGCCTCGCCAACTTCCTCACCAGAAGATGGAGAAGCTGCAGGTA CTCCCCCTCCATTTACTGTGTCTCCCTCAGTGTTTGTGGTGCCTGTCAGCTACCACTGCCGAGGGGGCAGCCGCCACACACCCATGTCTAACAATGATGAGGAGATTTTGCAGTACGCCATCCATCAGAGTCTCCTGGAGTCCCGCAGAGTCCCCGGCCAG GAGGGGATCTGGGATGATACTGATGGGGAATTGAGTGACGTAATTCCCAGCAGCCAGAGTGACAG GAGCATCCCAGAGGGGGTGCTAGTGGACTATGGAGACACCTCCAGCCCTGCCAGCTCCTTTTCTGCCTCTAGCCCCGACTCAGACCTCCGACTGGCCATGGAGCTCTCCGCACGAGCCCAGGAGGAAGACGAGAGAATGAGgaagcaagaggaagaggagctggagaggatATTGCAGCTATCGCTTACTGAGAAGTAA